From Micromonospora nigra, one genomic window encodes:
- a CDS encoding NADH-quinone oxidoreductase subunit G, whose translation MTDVVKAPETVTLTIDGVEVTAPKGALLIRVAEQLGTEIPRFCDHPLLAPAGACRQCLVEVEGQRKPVASCTQTVSDGMVVRTQLTSPVAKKAQEGVMELLLMNHPLDCPMCDKGGECPLQNQAMSTGRTDSRFHEHKREYPKPLPISTQVLLDRERCVLCQRCTRFSDEIAGDKFIDLMGRSSAEEINIYRDEEYGGQADEGDDGDVPFNSYFSGNTVQICPVGALTGAQYRFRARPFDLVSTPSVCEHCSAGCAQRTDWRRGKVLRRLAGDDPQVNEEWNCDKGRWGFQYARAFDRLTTPLVRDRHTGELREVSWSEALSAAAEGLRAARDAGQGTAVLTGGRLTVEDAYAYAKFARVALHTNDIDFRARPVSREETDFLASTVAGATDVTYADVENAPAVVLVGLEPEEECPILFLRLRKAYLKKKLTVYAIAPFATRGLEKLGAKLARVVPGEEASVLAEHATVAEALGTPGAILIVGERLATVPGGLSAAVAVARRTGAKLAWVPRRAGDRGAVDTGCLPNLLPGGRPVTEPAARAELGEAWDIPAGVIPSQAGRDTDGILAAAVNGQLGALVVAGVDPADLADPRLAEQALDAVPFLVSLELRNSAVARRADVVLPVAPVVEKAGSFLDWEGRLRTFEAVLDTPAMTDGRVLDALAAQLDVRLGTGDVLSVRRELGGLPATRVARTAAPSVEPGTVPQPGAGAAVLATWHQLIDLGSLTDGDEHLAGTARPPVVRLGKGTAEALGVADGEPVTVGTDRGALTLPVVITEMPDGVVWLPTNSPGSTVRRSLGAASGSVVRISVPAATGSATPEAAGRPGPLLNSGGAQ comes from the coding sequence ATGACCGATGTAGTCAAGGCCCCGGAAACCGTCACGCTGACCATCGACGGCGTCGAGGTCACCGCCCCGAAGGGGGCGCTGCTGATCCGGGTCGCCGAGCAGTTGGGGACCGAGATCCCCCGGTTCTGCGACCACCCGCTGCTGGCCCCGGCGGGTGCCTGCCGGCAGTGCCTGGTCGAGGTGGAGGGCCAGCGCAAGCCGGTCGCCTCCTGCACCCAGACCGTCTCGGACGGCATGGTGGTCCGCACCCAGCTCACCTCCCCGGTCGCCAAGAAGGCGCAGGAGGGGGTCATGGAGCTGCTGCTGATGAACCACCCGCTCGACTGCCCGATGTGTGACAAGGGCGGCGAGTGCCCGCTGCAGAACCAGGCGATGTCCACCGGCCGCACGGACTCGCGGTTCCACGAGCACAAGCGGGAGTACCCGAAGCCGCTGCCGATCAGCACCCAGGTGCTGCTCGACCGCGAGCGCTGCGTGCTCTGCCAGCGCTGCACCCGGTTCTCCGACGAGATCGCCGGCGACAAGTTCATCGACCTGATGGGCCGGTCGTCCGCCGAGGAGATCAACATCTACCGGGACGAGGAGTACGGCGGGCAAGCGGACGAGGGCGATGACGGCGATGTGCCGTTCAACTCGTACTTCTCCGGCAACACGGTGCAGATCTGCCCGGTCGGCGCGCTGACCGGCGCCCAGTACCGGTTCCGGGCCCGCCCGTTCGACCTGGTCTCCACCCCGAGCGTCTGCGAGCACTGCTCGGCCGGTTGCGCCCAGCGCACCGACTGGCGGCGCGGCAAGGTGCTGCGCCGGCTGGCCGGCGACGACCCGCAGGTCAACGAGGAGTGGAACTGCGACAAGGGGCGGTGGGGCTTCCAGTACGCCCGCGCCTTCGACCGGCTCACCACCCCGCTCGTGCGCGACCGGCACACCGGCGAACTGCGCGAGGTGTCCTGGAGCGAGGCGCTGAGCGCCGCCGCCGAGGGGCTGCGCGCCGCCCGGGACGCCGGCCAGGGCACCGCCGTGCTCACCGGCGGTCGGCTGACCGTCGAGGACGCCTACGCGTACGCGAAGTTCGCCCGCGTGGCCCTGCACACCAACGACATCGACTTCCGGGCCCGGCCGGTGTCCCGTGAGGAGACCGACTTCCTCGCCAGCACGGTCGCCGGAGCCACCGACGTCACCTACGCCGACGTGGAGAACGCGCCGGCGGTGGTGCTGGTCGGCCTGGAGCCGGAGGAGGAGTGCCCCATCCTCTTCCTGCGGCTGCGCAAGGCGTACCTGAAGAAGAAGCTGACGGTGTACGCGATCGCGCCGTTCGCCACCCGCGGCCTGGAGAAGCTCGGGGCCAAGCTGGCCCGGGTGGTGCCGGGCGAGGAGGCCAGCGTGCTCGCCGAGCACGCCACGGTCGCCGAGGCGCTGGGCACCCCGGGCGCGATCCTGATCGTGGGCGAGCGGCTGGCCACCGTGCCGGGCGGGCTCTCCGCCGCCGTGGCGGTGGCCCGGCGTACCGGAGCGAAGCTGGCCTGGGTGCCGCGGCGTGCGGGTGACCGCGGTGCCGTCGACACCGGCTGCCTGCCCAACCTGCTCCCCGGCGGACGCCCGGTCACCGAGCCGGCCGCCCGAGCCGAGCTGGGCGAGGCGTGGGACATCCCGGCGGGGGTCATCCCCAGCCAGGCCGGCCGGGACACCGACGGCATCCTCGCCGCCGCCGTGAACGGTCAGCTCGGCGCGCTGGTGGTGGCCGGCGTCGACCCGGCCGACCTGGCCGACCCGCGCCTGGCGGAGCAGGCTTTGGACGCGGTGCCGTTCCTGGTGAGCCTGGAGCTGCGCAACTCGGCGGTGGCCCGCCGGGCGGACGTGGTCCTCCCGGTCGCCCCGGTGGTCGAGAAGGCCGGCAGCTTCCTGGACTGGGAGGGCCGGCTGCGCACCTTCGAGGCGGTGCTGGACACCCCCGCGATGACCGACGGTCGGGTGCTCGACGCGCTGGCCGCCCAGCTCGACGTGCGGCTGGGCACGGGCGACGTGCTCAGCGTCCGGCGGGAGCTGGGCGGGCTGCCGGCGACCCGGGTGGCGCGTACCGCCGCGCCGTCGGTGGAACCGGGCACCGTGCCGCAGCCCGGTGCGGGTGCGGCCGTGCTCGCCACCTGGCACCAGCTGATCGACCTGGGCAGCCTCACCGACGGCGACGAGCACCTCGCCGGCACCGCCCGCCCGCCGGTGGTCCGGCTGGGCAAGGGCACGGCGGAGGCGCTCGGCGTGGCCGATGGCGAACCGGTGACGGTGGGCACCGACCGGGGGGCGCTGACCCTGCCGGTGGTGATCACCGAGATGCCGGACGGCGTCGTCTGGCTGCCGACCAACTCACCCGGCTCGACCGTCCGGCGCAGCCTCGGTGCGGCGTCCGGCTCGGTGGTACGGATCTCCGTGCCCGCCGCGACCGGGTCCGCCACCCCGGAAGCCGCCGGCCGGCCGGGCCCGCTCCTCAACTCCGGGGGTGCCCAGTGA
- the nuoH gene encoding NADH-quinone oxidoreductase subunit NuoH → MTYLAQDPTLADFGRDPWWLVLGKILFAFVFGLLATLLGVWFERRVVGFMQVRPGPNQVGPFGLLQTLADGLKMAFKEDILPKSADKVVYFFAPAISVICAVTALSVIPFGPMVSIFGHWTPLQVTDVPVAVLVVLACSSMAVYGIVLAGWASGSTYPLLGGLRSTAQLISYEVALGLSIVAVFMLSGTMSTSGIVAAQGDGTRLTLFGADVQGPGWYALLLFPSFVIFFISIVGETNRPPFDLPEAESELVAGFMTEYSSLKFALIMLSEYVAMVTMSAFTVTLFLGGWRAPWPITFWEGANSGWWPMLWFFGKVVLLVFVFVWLRGTLPRLRYDQFMRLGWKVLIPVNLVWIVVLAGFLKTQGWERADRLVVYGIIAGVVLLATLFWPSRKPQPQAPLQEQVDNRPSGSFPLPPMDLQVPPSPRTRRVVAEREPANIAGPDSREV, encoded by the coding sequence CTGACCTACCTGGCCCAGGATCCGACGCTGGCCGACTTCGGCCGGGACCCCTGGTGGCTGGTCCTCGGAAAGATCCTCTTCGCCTTCGTCTTCGGTCTGCTCGCCACCCTGCTCGGCGTCTGGTTCGAGCGGCGGGTCGTGGGCTTCATGCAGGTGCGGCCCGGCCCCAACCAGGTCGGCCCGTTCGGTCTGCTGCAGACCCTCGCCGACGGCCTGAAGATGGCCTTCAAGGAAGACATCCTGCCGAAGTCGGCGGACAAGGTCGTCTACTTCTTCGCCCCGGCGATCTCGGTGATCTGCGCGGTCACCGCGCTGTCGGTGATCCCGTTCGGCCCGATGGTGAGCATCTTCGGTCACTGGACGCCGCTCCAGGTCACCGACGTGCCGGTGGCGGTGCTGGTGGTGCTGGCCTGCTCGTCGATGGCGGTGTACGGCATCGTGCTGGCCGGCTGGGCGTCCGGCTCGACCTACCCGCTGCTCGGCGGGTTGCGCTCCACCGCCCAGCTCATCTCGTACGAGGTGGCGCTGGGGCTGTCCATCGTGGCGGTCTTCATGCTCTCCGGCACGATGTCGACCAGCGGGATCGTCGCCGCCCAGGGGGACGGCACCCGGCTCACCCTGTTCGGCGCGGACGTCCAGGGGCCCGGCTGGTATGCGCTGCTGCTCTTCCCGAGCTTCGTGATCTTCTTCATCTCCATCGTGGGTGAGACCAACCGGCCGCCGTTCGACCTGCCCGAGGCGGAGTCGGAGCTGGTCGCCGGCTTCATGACGGAGTACAGCTCGCTGAAGTTCGCGCTGATCATGCTCTCTGAGTACGTCGCGATGGTGACCATGTCGGCCTTCACCGTGACGCTGTTCCTCGGCGGCTGGCGGGCACCGTGGCCGATCACCTTCTGGGAGGGGGCGAACAGCGGCTGGTGGCCGATGCTCTGGTTCTTCGGCAAGGTCGTCCTGCTGGTCTTCGTCTTCGTCTGGCTGCGGGGCACGCTGCCCCGGCTGCGGTACGACCAGTTCATGCGGCTGGGCTGGAAGGTGCTGATCCCGGTCAACCTGGTCTGGATCGTCGTCCTGGCGGGCTTCCTGAAGACGCAGGGCTGGGAACGCGCCGACCGGCTGGTGGTCTACGGGATCATCGCCGGGGTGGTGCTGCTGGCGACGCTGTTCTGGCCGAGCCGGAAGCCCCAGCCGCAGGCGCCGCTCCAGGAGCAGGTCGACAACCGGCCGTCGGGCAGCTTCCCGCTGCCCCCGATGGACCTGCAGGTTCCACCGAGCCCGCGCACCAGGCGCGTGGTCGCCGAGCGGGAACCGGCCAACATCGCCGGCCCGGACTCCAGGGAGGTGTGA
- the nuoI gene encoding NADH-quinone oxidoreductase subunit NuoI, with translation MGAITGTFKGFGVTFSHMFRKVVTTDYPFKPPVSAPRYHGRHILNRHPDGLEKCIGCELCAWACPADAIYVEGGDNTDEQRFSPGERYASIYQINYARCIFCGLCIEACPTRSLTMSNEYELARDNRQDLIFTKEQLLAPLLPGMEQPPHPMRLGDSEKDYYVGALTNPGTSAGAETSPMGPGRYRLDEHPGVEFPGAEQAAQRAEAGKGETA, from the coding sequence GTGGGCGCGATCACCGGAACGTTCAAGGGCTTCGGTGTCACCTTCTCGCACATGTTCAGGAAGGTCGTCACCACCGACTACCCGTTCAAGCCGCCGGTCTCGGCGCCGCGCTACCACGGGCGGCACATCCTCAACCGGCACCCGGACGGCCTGGAGAAGTGCATCGGCTGTGAGCTGTGCGCCTGGGCCTGCCCGGCCGACGCGATCTACGTCGAGGGTGGCGACAACACCGACGAGCAGCGGTTCTCGCCGGGCGAGCGGTACGCCAGCATCTACCAGATCAACTACGCCCGGTGCATCTTCTGCGGACTCTGCATCGAGGCGTGTCCGACCCGGTCGCTGACCATGAGCAACGAGTACGAGCTGGCCCGGGACAACCGGCAGGATCTGATCTTCACGAAGGAGCAGCTGCTCGCGCCGCTGCTGCCCGGCATGGAGCAGCCGCCGCACCCGATGCGCCTGGGCGACAGCGAGAAGGACTACTACGTCGGCGCGCTCACCAACCCGGGCACGTCGGCCGGTGCGGAGACCTCCCCGATGGGTCCGGGCCGCTACCGGCTCGACGAGCACCCGGGTGTGGAGTTCCCCGGCGCCGAGCAGGCCGCCCAGCGGGCCGAGGCGGGCAAGGGAGAGACGGCATGA
- a CDS encoding NADH-quinone oxidoreductase subunit J, translating into MTTQTVLAATGAVSGGEAVTFWILAPLALLGAIGMVMARNAVHSALWLVLTMLSLGVFYVLQAGPFIGMVQIIVYTGAIMMLFLFVLMLVGRDASDSLIEVLRGQRVAAIVLGAAFATLLGSGVYRATQGGTAVGLEQANAGGNVQSIARLLYTDYVFAFELTAALLITATIGGMVLAHVERRKEDKRDQVATMKARFAPGNYPGPKPGPGVFATSSSVATPARLPDGRLSEQSTPDILPVRELSAEETTLKGTDK; encoded by the coding sequence ATGACCACGCAGACCGTGCTCGCCGCGACCGGCGCGGTGTCCGGCGGGGAGGCGGTGACCTTCTGGATCCTCGCCCCGCTGGCGTTGCTCGGGGCGATCGGGATGGTGATGGCCCGCAACGCCGTGCACTCGGCGCTCTGGCTGGTGCTGACCATGCTCAGCCTGGGCGTGTTCTACGTGCTCCAGGCCGGGCCGTTCATCGGCATGGTGCAGATCATCGTCTACACCGGCGCGATCATGATGCTCTTCCTGTTCGTGCTGATGCTGGTGGGCCGGGACGCCTCCGACTCGTTGATCGAGGTGCTCCGCGGGCAGCGGGTGGCCGCGATCGTGCTGGGTGCCGCCTTCGCGACGCTGCTCGGCAGCGGGGTGTACCGGGCCACGCAGGGCGGCACGGCGGTCGGCCTGGAGCAGGCCAACGCCGGGGGCAACGTGCAGAGCATCGCGCGGCTGCTGTACACCGACTACGTCTTCGCGTTCGAACTCACCGCGGCGCTGCTGATCACCGCCACGATCGGTGGGATGGTGCTCGCCCACGTCGAACGGCGCAAGGAGGACAAGCGCGACCAGGTGGCCACCATGAAGGCCCGCTTCGCGCCCGGCAACTACCCCGGCCCGAAGCCCGGCCCCGGTGTCTTCGCCACCTCCTCGTCGGTGGCCACCCCGGCGCGCCTGCCCGACGGCCGACTGAGCGAGCAGAGCACCCCGGACATCCTCCCGGTGCGTGAGCTGAGCGCCGAGGAGACAACGCTGAAGGGGACTGACAAGTGA
- the nuoK gene encoding NADH-quinone oxidoreductase subunit NuoK codes for MGDFFSVEPNYYLVLAAVLFTIGAVGVLVRRNAIVLFMCIELMLNAANLTLVTFARINGDLNGQIMAFFVMVVAAAEVVIGLAIIMAIFRTRRSASVDDANLLKY; via the coding sequence ATGGGCGACTTCTTCTCGGTCGAACCGAACTACTACCTGGTCCTCGCCGCGGTGCTGTTCACCATCGGCGCGGTCGGCGTGCTCGTCCGGCGCAACGCGATCGTGCTGTTCATGTGCATCGAGCTGATGCTCAACGCGGCCAACCTGACGCTGGTCACCTTCGCCCGGATCAACGGTGACCTGAACGGCCAGATCATGGCGTTCTTCGTGATGGTGGTGGCGGCGGCCGAGGTCGTGATCGGGCTCGCCATCATCATGGCGATCTTCCGGACCCGACGCTCGGCGAGCGTCGACGACGCCAACCTGCTGAAGTACTAG
- the nuoL gene encoding NADH-quinone oxidoreductase subunit L, translating into MDEILTYAQAEPTGTVAYATADGLLSSVWLLVAIPLLSATVLLLLGRRADRWGHWLGVAAIGATFLLGLTYFLGLRGLENKSVELSLWDFIAVGGLRVDFGLLFDPLAAVFVLLITGVGFLIHLYAVEYMAHDAGRRRFFAYFNLFVAAMLLLVLGNNYVMLYFGWEGVGLASYLLISFWSDRPSAATAGKKAFLMNRVGDAGLAIGIFIMFATLGTTQYDEVFNGVGALAGGTVLALGLLLLLGACGKSGQFPLQAWLPDAMEGPTPVSALIHAATMVTAGVYLIARSNPVFSANSTLQLVVVSVGALTLLLGCVIGAAKDDIKRVLAWSTVSQIGYMFLGVGLGGGAYALAIVHLLAHGFFKANMFLGAGSVMHGMKDQVDIRRFGGLSKYMKITWLTFGAGWLAIIGMFPFSGYFSKEPIIAAAFEREGWTAWLFGGAALLGAGLTAFYMTRLFVLTFHGPKRWTEDVHPHESPLLMTVPLILLGLGSVGAGFLLATSVPDWLTATAGLGGEEEAHSAVLSHTAVTILSLGITVLGAGLAWFLFRNGTATTPQPAGVLVTAARRNLYTDTVNEAVFEKPGIFLTRALVYLDNRGIDGLVNGLAAAVGGGSGRLRRMQTGFVRSYATSILTGALLVVAAFLAVQAGWLA; encoded by the coding sequence GTGGACGAGATTCTGACGTACGCCCAGGCGGAGCCGACGGGAACCGTCGCCTACGCGACGGCGGACGGCCTGCTGAGCAGTGTCTGGCTGCTGGTGGCGATCCCGCTGCTCAGTGCGACGGTCCTGCTGCTGCTCGGCCGCCGGGCCGACCGCTGGGGCCACTGGCTCGGCGTGGCCGCCATCGGCGCCACCTTCCTGCTCGGCCTGACCTACTTCCTGGGCCTGCGCGGCCTGGAGAACAAGTCCGTCGAGCTGAGCCTGTGGGACTTCATCGCGGTCGGCGGTCTGCGGGTCGACTTCGGCCTGCTGTTCGACCCGCTGGCCGCGGTCTTCGTCCTGCTGATCACCGGGGTGGGTTTCCTGATCCACCTCTACGCGGTCGAGTACATGGCGCACGACGCGGGCCGACGGCGGTTCTTCGCCTACTTCAACCTGTTCGTCGCCGCCATGCTCCTGCTGGTGCTCGGCAACAACTACGTGATGCTCTACTTCGGCTGGGAGGGCGTCGGCCTGGCGTCGTACCTGCTGATCTCCTTCTGGTCCGACCGGCCCAGCGCCGCCACGGCCGGCAAGAAGGCGTTCCTGATGAACCGGGTCGGCGACGCCGGCCTGGCCATCGGCATCTTCATCATGTTCGCCACCCTCGGCACCACCCAGTACGACGAGGTCTTCAACGGTGTCGGCGCGCTGGCCGGGGGCACCGTGCTCGCGCTCGGCCTGCTGCTCCTGCTCGGCGCGTGCGGCAAGTCCGGCCAGTTCCCGCTCCAGGCGTGGCTTCCGGACGCGATGGAGGGCCCGACCCCCGTGTCGGCCCTCATCCACGCCGCGACGATGGTCACCGCCGGCGTCTACCTGATCGCCCGGTCCAACCCGGTCTTCTCGGCGAACTCGACGCTCCAGCTCGTGGTCGTCAGCGTCGGCGCGCTGACCCTGCTGCTGGGCTGCGTCATCGGCGCCGCGAAGGACGACATCAAGCGGGTGCTGGCCTGGTCCACGGTCAGCCAGATCGGCTACATGTTCCTCGGCGTCGGGCTGGGCGGGGGCGCGTACGCCCTGGCCATCGTGCACCTGCTCGCGCACGGCTTCTTCAAGGCCAACATGTTCCTCGGCGCGGGCTCGGTCATGCACGGCATGAAGGACCAGGTGGACATCCGCCGCTTCGGCGGCCTGTCCAAGTACATGAAGATCACCTGGTTGACCTTCGGCGCGGGCTGGCTGGCCATCATCGGCATGTTCCCGTTCTCCGGCTACTTCTCCAAGGAGCCGATCATCGCGGCGGCCTTCGAGCGGGAGGGCTGGACCGCCTGGCTGTTCGGCGGGGCCGCGCTGCTCGGTGCCGGGCTGACCGCGTTCTACATGACCCGGCTGTTCGTGCTGACCTTCCACGGCCCGAAGCGGTGGACGGAGGACGTGCACCCGCACGAGTCCCCGCTGCTGATGACGGTCCCGCTGATCCTGCTGGGGCTCGGCTCCGTGGGCGCGGGCTTCCTGCTGGCCACCTCCGTGCCGGACTGGCTCACCGCCACCGCCGGCCTGGGCGGCGAGGAGGAGGCACACTCGGCGGTCCTGTCGCACACGGCGGTCACCATCCTCTCCCTGGGGATCACCGTGCTGGGGGCCGGGCTCGCCTGGTTCCTGTTCCGCAACGGCACGGCGACCACGCCGCAGCCGGCCGGGGTGCTGGTCACCGCCGCCCGCCGGAACCTCTACACCGACACGGTCAACGAGGCGGTCTTCGAGAAGCCCGGCATCTTCCTCACCCGGGCGCTGGTCTACCTGGACAACCGGGGCATCGACGGGCTGGTCAACGGCCTCGCCGCAGCGGTCGGCGGCGGCTCGGGCCGGCTCCGGCGGATGCAGACCGGCTTCGTCCGGTCGTACGCGACCTCGATCCTGACCGGCGCGCTGCTGGTGGTGGCCGCCTTCCTGGCCGTGCAGGCGGGGTGGTTGGCGTGA
- a CDS encoding NADH-quinone oxidoreductase subunit M, giving the protein MSDFPFLSVLTVAPLVGALVVALLPRSRPVLAKQVALGWSLLVLALSVVMWITWQVGGDRFQFRESYPWIPNWGVSFTLAADGIALVMLMLIAVLVPLVILASWHDAESSRRSVPAYFALLLVLECTMIGVFAAADVFLFYVFFEVMLVPMYFLIGSYGGHQRQYAAVKFFLYSLVGGLFMLAAVIGLWVVGGKTFDWVALSEVDISTGAERWLFLGFFVAFAIKAPFFPFHTWLPDAGGAAPAGAAALLVGVLDKVGTFGILRYCLPLFPDAAKWFAPWALALGLIGIIYAALLAVGQNDLKRLVSYTSIAHFGFIGVGIFAFTTQAGTGAVLYMVNHGLATGLLFLVVGMLIARRGSALISDFGGAGKLVPVLAGVLFFAGLASLALPGTAPFVSEFLVLIGTFTVNKPVAIIATLGIILAAAYVLWMVQRTTQGTLNPALTEIDGMKRDLNLREKVVVAPLIALIVVLGFYPKPVTDVINPAVQATMEDVGRTDPAPEVGGVQEASR; this is encoded by the coding sequence ATGTCCGACTTCCCGTTCCTCTCGGTGCTCACCGTGGCGCCGCTGGTGGGTGCCCTGGTGGTCGCCCTCCTGCCGCGCAGCCGGCCGGTGCTGGCCAAGCAGGTGGCGCTCGGCTGGTCGTTGCTGGTGCTGGCGCTGTCGGTGGTCATGTGGATCACCTGGCAGGTCGGCGGCGACCGGTTCCAGTTCCGCGAGTCGTACCCGTGGATCCCGAACTGGGGCGTCAGCTTCACCCTCGCCGCCGACGGCATCGCACTCGTGATGCTGATGCTGATCGCGGTGCTGGTGCCGCTGGTGATCCTGGCGTCCTGGCACGACGCCGAGAGCTCCAGGCGGTCCGTGCCGGCCTACTTCGCGCTGCTGCTCGTCCTCGAGTGCACGATGATCGGCGTCTTCGCCGCCGCCGACGTCTTCCTGTTCTACGTGTTCTTCGAGGTCATGCTCGTGCCGATGTACTTCCTCATCGGCAGCTACGGCGGCCACCAGCGGCAGTACGCGGCCGTGAAGTTCTTCCTCTACTCGCTGGTCGGCGGCCTGTTCATGCTGGCCGCCGTGATCGGCCTGTGGGTGGTCGGCGGGAAGACCTTCGACTGGGTGGCGCTGTCGGAGGTGGACATCTCCACCGGGGCCGAGCGCTGGCTGTTCCTCGGCTTCTTCGTCGCCTTCGCGATCAAGGCACCGTTCTTCCCGTTCCACACCTGGCTGCCGGACGCCGGTGGTGCGGCTCCGGCCGGCGCGGCGGCGCTGCTCGTCGGCGTACTGGACAAGGTCGGCACCTTCGGCATCCTGCGTTACTGCCTGCCGCTGTTCCCCGACGCGGCGAAGTGGTTCGCCCCGTGGGCACTGGCCCTGGGCCTGATCGGCATCATCTACGCCGCGTTGCTGGCCGTCGGCCAGAACGACCTGAAGCGGCTGGTGTCGTACACGTCGATCGCGCACTTCGGCTTCATCGGGGTCGGCATCTTCGCCTTCACCACGCAGGCCGGCACCGGCGCGGTGCTCTACATGGTCAACCACGGCCTCGCCACCGGGCTGCTCTTCCTGGTCGTGGGCATGCTGATCGCCCGCCGGGGTTCGGCGCTGATCAGTGACTTCGGGGGTGCGGGCAAGCTGGTGCCGGTGCTGGCCGGGGTGCTGTTCTTCGCCGGTCTGGCGTCGCTCGCGCTGCCGGGCACCGCGCCGTTCGTCTCCGAGTTCCTGGTGTTGATCGGCACGTTCACGGTGAACAAGCCGGTGGCGATCATCGCCACGCTCGGCATCATCCTGGCGGCGGCGTACGTGCTGTGGATGGTGCAGCGCACCACCCAGGGCACGCTCAACCCGGCGCTGACCGAGATCGACGGCATGAAGCGGGACCTCAACCTGCGCGAGAAGGTCGTCGTCGCCCCGCTGATCGCGCTGATCGTGGTGCTCGGCTTCTACCCGAAGCCGGTCACCGACGTGATCAACCCCGCCGTCCAGGCGACCATGGAGGACGTCGGCAGGACCGACCCCGCTCCCGAGGTCGGCGGCGTCCAGGAGGCGAGCCGGTGA
- the nuoN gene encoding NADH-quinone oxidoreductase subunit NuoN, which produces MTELQLPSIAYGALAPTLIMLGAAVIGVLVEAFAPRRLRHPVQLTLALLAVLAALTMVVLNADERLITMGGAIAVDGPTLFLQGAILVLAAVALLLIGERAVERGGAFVAQAAVTADSPEDRRQAEGQNGATEVYPLTTFAIGGMLIFVAANDLLTMFIALEVFSLPLYLLCALARRRRLLSQEAALKYFMLGAYASAFFLFGVALIYGFTAGLPNRPAGVDFATVNAAVADSTASQVLLFAGMALIAIGLLFKAAAAPFHVWTPDVYQGAPTPVTSFMAACTKVAAFGALLRVFHVAFEGARWNFTPVLGVVAVLTMLVGAVLAVTQTDIKRLLAYSSIANAGYLLVGVLAPGRDGLSGTMFYLVAYGFSVLAAFAVVTLVRDADGEATHLSRWAGLGRRSPFFAAVFTFILLAFAGIPLTSGFMSKVAVFGPAIDGGQTWLVIAGVLTSMVLAFPYLRVVVMMWLSEPGESTPTVTVPGGLTSAALVIGVLATLVLGVAPAPLLDLTAGAAEFVR; this is translated from the coding sequence GTGACCGAGCTCCAACTGCCGTCGATCGCCTACGGGGCGCTCGCGCCCACCCTGATCATGCTGGGCGCCGCGGTGATCGGGGTGCTGGTCGAGGCGTTCGCGCCCCGGCGGCTGCGGCACCCGGTGCAGCTGACGTTGGCGCTGCTGGCGGTGCTCGCCGCGCTGACCATGGTGGTCCTGAACGCCGACGAGCGGCTGATCACCATGGGCGGGGCGATCGCCGTGGACGGGCCGACGCTGTTCCTCCAGGGCGCGATCCTGGTGCTCGCCGCGGTGGCGCTGCTGCTGATCGGCGAGCGCGCGGTCGAGCGCGGCGGGGCGTTCGTCGCCCAGGCCGCGGTCACCGCCGACTCGCCCGAGGACCGGCGGCAGGCCGAGGGGCAGAACGGCGCGACCGAGGTCTACCCGCTGACCACCTTCGCGATCGGCGGCATGCTGATCTTCGTGGCGGCGAACGACCTGCTCACCATGTTCATCGCGCTGGAGGTCTTCTCGCTGCCGCTGTACCTGCTCTGCGCGCTGGCCCGCCGCCGGCGACTGCTGAGCCAGGAGGCCGCGCTGAAGTACTTCATGCTCGGCGCGTACGCCTCGGCCTTCTTCCTGTTCGGGGTGGCCCTGATCTACGGCTTCACCGCCGGCCTGCCGAACCGCCCGGCCGGGGTGGACTTCGCCACCGTCAACGCCGCGGTGGCCGACTCCACGGCCAGCCAGGTGCTGCTGTTCGCCGGCATGGCCCTGATCGCCATCGGCCTGCTGTTCAAGGCGGCGGCGGCTCCGTTCCACGTCTGGACGCCCGACGTCTACCAGGGTGCCCCGACCCCCGTGACCAGCTTCATGGCCGCCTGCACCAAGGTCGCCGCGTTCGGCGCCCTCCTGCGGGTGTTCCACGTGGCCTTCGAGGGGGCCCGGTGGAACTTCACTCCCGTGCTCGGGGTGGTGGCGGTGCTGACCATGCTGGTCGGTGCGGTGCTCGCGGTCACCCAGACCGACATCAAGCGACTGCTGGCGTACTCGTCGATCGCCAACGCCGGCTACCTGTTGGTGGGTGTGCTCGCCCCCGGGCGCGACGGCCTCTCCGGCACGATGTTCTACCTGGTCGCGTACGGCTTCTCGGTGCTCGCCGCGTTCGCCGTGGTCACCCTGGTGCGCGACGCCGACGGCGAGGCCACCCACCTGTCCCGCTGGGCGGGTCTGGGCCGGCGGTCGCCGTTCTTCGCGGCGGTGTTCACCTTCATCCTGCTGGCCTTCGCCGGGATCCCGCTGACCAGCGGCTTCATGAGCAAGGTCGCGGTCTTCGGCCCGGCCATCGACGGCGGTCAGACGTGGCTGGTGATCGCAGGCGTGCTGACCAGCATGGTGCTGGCCTTCCCGTACCTGCGGGTCGTGGTGATGATGTGGCTCTCCGAGCCGGGTGAGTCGACCCCCACCGTCACCGTGCCCGGCGGGCTGACGTCGGCGGCACTGGTGATCGGCGTGCTCGCCACCCTGGTCCTCGGCGTCGCCCCGGCGCCGCTGCTGGACCTGACGGCGGGGGCGGCGGAGTTCGTCCGCTAG